One window of Pieris napi chromosome 1, ilPieNapi1.2, whole genome shotgun sequence genomic DNA carries:
- the LOC125051999 gene encoding uncharacterized protein LOC125051999, whose product MPQTHFVSSPVLAKRKYLSTRVNAKARLPLRAERTHYGLRYTRDDDFHTCGWNQSGNKRSGLSELRESHASVMQSANSINHIDVNSSDFQDKLLDEIANDLTRLKKNITIITKIRMTGSEMEVETAAMHHALLWYQLKEAKDNIVKSENSQQ is encoded by the exons ATGCCACAAACTCACTTTGTCTCAAGCCCGGTACTAGCTAAGAGAAAATACCTAAGTACAAGAGTTAACGCTAAAGcccgccttccactgcgagcggaacggacccattacggactccgctaCACTCGTGacgatgattttcatacatgTGGTTGGAACCAAAGCGGAAACAAGCGGAGCGGACTGAGCGAGTTGAGAGAGTCACATGCGAG CGTTATGCAGTCTGCAAATTCAATAAACCATATCGATGTTAATAGCAGTGACTTTCAGGATAAATTACTAGACGAAATTGCAAATGACTTGACaagactaaaaaaaaatattacaattattacaaaGATACGAA TGACCGGAAGTGAAATGGAGGTGGAAACAGCTGCCATGCATCATGCTCTGCTTTGGTACCAACTTAAAGAAGCAAAAGATAATATAGTTAAATCAGAAAACTCTCAACAATag
- the LOC125052968 gene encoding protein max isoform X1, which translates to MMSDDDRDIDIESDAENDSDSRPNPRNGLSGYYSQAEKRAHHNALERKRRDHIKDSFTSLRDSVPALQGEKVILQASRAQILKKAAEYIQFMRRKNNSHQQDIDDLKRQNNILETQIRALEKARATGNYMDAHELGLGIKSEDSSHDTDSSDGEGTTRRVKKLKINGVNV; encoded by the exons atgatGAGCGATGACGATCGCGACATCGATATCGAAAGTGAT gCTGAAAACGATTCTGATTCTCGTCCAAATCCACGCAATGGATTAAGTGGCTATTATTCTCAG GCGGAAAAAAGGGCACATCATAATGCCTTGGAGCGTAAAAGAAGAGATCATATAAAAGACAGTTTTACATCATTAAGAGATTCTGTACCTGCATTGCAAGGAGAGAAAGTA ATATTACAGGCAAGTCGAGCACAAATATTAAAGAAGGCAGCAGAATATATCCAGTTCATGAGAAGAAAAAACAATTCACATCAACAAGATATTGATGACCTCAAACggcaaaataatatattagaaacACAGa tcAGAGCATTGGAAAAGGCTCGGGCGACCGGAAACTACATGGACGCACACGAGCTCGGTCTCGGCATCAAGTCCGAGGACAGTTCCCACGACACCGACAGCTCGGACGGAGAGGGCACCACGCGGCGCGTCAAGAAGCTCAAGATCAACGGGGTCAACGTCTGA
- the LOC125052968 gene encoding protein max isoform X2 encodes MMSDDDRDIDIESDAENDSDSRPNPRNGLSGYYSQAEKRAHHNALERKRRDHIKDSFTSLRDSVPALQGEKVASRAQILKKAAEYIQFMRRKNNSHQQDIDDLKRQNNILETQIRALEKARATGNYMDAHELGLGIKSEDSSHDTDSSDGEGTTRRVKKLKINGVNV; translated from the exons atgatGAGCGATGACGATCGCGACATCGATATCGAAAGTGAT gCTGAAAACGATTCTGATTCTCGTCCAAATCCACGCAATGGATTAAGTGGCTATTATTCTCAG GCGGAAAAAAGGGCACATCATAATGCCTTGGAGCGTAAAAGAAGAGATCATATAAAAGACAGTTTTACATCATTAAGAGATTCTGTACCTGCATTGCAAGGAGAGAAAGTA GCAAGTCGAGCACAAATATTAAAGAAGGCAGCAGAATATATCCAGTTCATGAGAAGAAAAAACAATTCACATCAACAAGATATTGATGACCTCAAACggcaaaataatatattagaaacACAGa tcAGAGCATTGGAAAAGGCTCGGGCGACCGGAAACTACATGGACGCACACGAGCTCGGTCTCGGCATCAAGTCCGAGGACAGTTCCCACGACACCGACAGCTCGGACGGAGAGGGCACCACGCGGCGCGTCAAGAAGCTCAAGATCAACGGGGTCAACGTCTGA
- the LOC125051979 gene encoding testis-specific serine/threonine-protein kinase 2 yields MAERLSPRSSEVNALEQRGYLIGKKIGQGSYATVHLAEYCDASSPKRMHLACKIFDKEKAPRDFLEKFFPRELDILTKIENPHIIQVHSILQRGPRVFIFMRYADNGDLLDFIKRNGVVPENQAKLWFRQMASGLQYLHSKNIAHRDLKCENILLSRRFNVKLADFGFARFCTDGDNRRVLSQTYCGSAAYAAPEVVSGTPYNPKLADVWSLGIILFIMLNASMPFDDSNLRKLLKDQMSRNWVFRSRIRDSVSAAAKSIVRHILEPDITLRLTLDRVLSHEWTRPRKDKSASLMGRLVQSAPSAPHPGKHEEAGTSAGLRVSGDHRDTERERHDDINSRTHA; encoded by the coding sequence ATGGCTGAGCGTCTCAGCCCTCGAAGCTCCGAGGTCAACGCCTTGGAACAACGAGGCTACCTAATCGGCAAGAAGATAGGACAAGGATCGTATGCCACCGTTCACTTAGCGGAGTACTGTGATGCATCGAGCCCTAAACGTATGCACTTAGCGTGCAAGATATTTGACAAGGAAAAAGCGCCTAGAGATTTCTTGGAAAAGTTTTTCCCCCGAGAACTTGATATTTTAACCAAAATTGAAAATCCCCATATAATTCAAGTGCATAGTATCCTGCAAAGGGGACCGAGGGTGTTCATATTCATGAGATATGCTGACAATGGCGATTTACTAGATTTTATCAAACGTAATGGCGTCGTCCCAGAAAATCAAGCTAAACTCTGGTTCAGACAGATGGCGAGTGGCCTTCAATACCTTCACAGTAAGAACATTGCACATCGGGACCTGAAGTGTGAGAACATTTTACTGTCCAGGCGTTTTAATGTTAAGCTAGCCGATTTCGGCTTCGCAAGATTCTGCACGGACGGTGACAACAGGCGCGTCCTCAGCCAGACGTACTGCGGCTCCGCGGCGTATGCGGCTCCCGAAGTGGTCAGCGGCACACCTTACAATCCGAAGTTGGCCGATGTTTGGTCTCTcggaataattttatttatcatgttAAACGCTTCGATGCCGTTCGACGATTCCAACCTGCGTAAGTTGCTGAAAGACCAGATGTCGCGCAACTGGGTGTTTCGCTCGAGAATCAGAGACTCTGTATCCGCCGCAGCGAAGTCGATCGTGCGCCATATCTTGGAACCGGATATCACTTTACGTCTGACTTTGGACCGCGTCCTGTCGCACGAGTGGACTCGGCCGCGCAAAGACAAGAGCGCTAGTCTAATGGGGCGCCTCGTGCAGTCGGCCCCTTCGGCCCCGCATCCGGGAAAGCACGAGGAGGCCGGCACTTCGGCCGGACTCCGCGTCTCGGGCGACCATCGCGACACCGAGCGCGAGAGGCACGACGACATCAACTCTCGCACCCACGCCTGA